One Osmerus mordax isolate fOsmMor3 chromosome 16, fOsmMor3.pri, whole genome shotgun sequence genomic window carries:
- the LOC136958977 gene encoding angiopoietin-related protein 1-like, with amino-acid sequence MDPRTWSLLVLVGLSLWGAIESLTRGSPLKRRRRATEEGAGGEPKKCSYTFLVPEQKIKGPICASRVPSTDKDRVTRLDVAVVRDLLSKQRREMETLRLVVDVDGNMVNEMKLLRKESRNMNSRVTQLYMQLLHEIIRKRDNSLELAQLEGRILNATAESLRLAARYRELEVRYSALSAVVNNQSVLIGALEERCLQVYGRRHEQPPLGPPLVQVVPENIPVSIPRFTNEIQRDHSRTFPRERGSRSGPSPTGTTLEVKKPPQGNFSAEGPYRDCQQAQEAGHSTSGMYLLKPDEAERPMQVWCEQGLDNGGWTVIQSRRDGSINFFRNWDNYKNGFGNIDGEYWLGLEGIYNMGKQGDYRLLVELEDWVGKKVYAEYSSFHLEPESEGYRLRLGTYQGNAGDSLSSHNGKQFTTLDRDKDAFSGNCAHFHKGGWWYNTCGQANLNGVWYTGGVYRSKFQDGIFWADYGGGFYSMKGVRMMIRPID; translated from the exons ATGGACCCCAGGACATGGAGCCTGCTGGTTCTGGTGGGGCTGTCCCTGTGGGGCGCCATCGAGAGCCTCACCAGGGGCTCCCCCCTTAAACGGAGACGACGGGCCACTGAGGAAGGGGCAGGCGGGGAACCCAAGAAGTGTTCGTACACCTTCCTGGTCCCCGAGCAGAAGATCAAAGGCCCTATCTGTGCCAGCCGGGTCCCGTCGACGGACAAGGACCGCGTGACGCGCCTGGACGTGGCGGTGGTGCGGGACCTCCTCTCCAAGCAGCGGCGCGAGATGGAGACGCTCAGGCTGGTGGTGGACGTGGACGGCAACATGGTGAACGAGATGAAGCtcctgaggaaggagagcagaAACATGAACTCCAGGGTGACGCAGCTCTACATGCAGCTGCTGCACGAGATCATCAGGAAGAGGGACAACTCCCTGGAGCTGGCCCAGCTGGAGGGACGCATCCTCAACGCCACGGCCGAGTCTCTGCGCCTGGCCGCGCGCTACCGCGAGCTGGAGGTCCGCTACTCGGCCCTGTCGGCCGTGGTCAATAACCAGTCTGTGCTGATCGGGGCCTTGGAGGAGCGTTGTCTGCAGGTGTACGGGCGCCGGCACGAGCAGCCTCCTCTGGGACCTCCACTGGTGCAGGTGGTTCCGGAGAACATCCCTGTCAGCATCCCACGCTTCACCAACGAGATCCAGAGGGACCATAGCAGGACGTTCCCCCGAGAACGGGGCTCCCGCTCTGGGCCTTCGCCCACAGGCACCACCCTGGAGGTCAAGAAGCCACCACAGGGCAACTTCAGTGCTGAGG GTCCTTATCGAGACTGCCAGCAGGCTCAGGAGGCGGGCCACAGCACCAGCGGCATGTACCTGCTCAAACCAGACGAGGCGGAGCGGCCCATGCAGGTGTGGTGTGAGCAGGGCCTGGACAATGGAGGATGGACAGTCATCCAGAGCAGGAGGGACGGATCCATTAACTTCTTCCGGAACTGGGACAACTATAAG AATGGCTTTGGCAACATTGACGGTGAGTactggctggggctggagggcatCTACAACATGGGGAAGCAGGGCGACTACCGCCtcctggtggagctggaggactgggtgGGGAAGAAGGTGTATGCTGAGTACAGCAGCTTCCACCTGGAGCCCGAGAGCGAAGGCTACCGGCTGAGGCTGGGCACCTACCAGGGCAACGCCGGAGACTCTCTCAGCAGCCACAACGGCAAGCAGTTTACCACCCTGGACCGAGACAAGGACGCGTTCTCAG GTAACTGTGCACACTTCCATAAAGGTGGCTGGTGGTACAACACGTGTGGTCAGGCCAATCTGAACGGTGTGTGGTACACCGGCGGGGTCTACCGCAGCAAGTTCCAGGACGGCATCTTCTGGGCCGACTACGGGGGAGGCTTCTACTCCATGAAGGGGGTCCGCATGATGATCAGACCCATAGACTGA
- the tada1 gene encoding transcriptional adapter 1 yields MAAHSSELEIAKKNLTEVIGDNVKHYWANLKLWFKQKISKEEFDIEARRLLAQENVHVHNDFLLAILTRCQIIVSTPEGAGSLQWTVGSTSKPGKPKGKKKFSSRQKFDHRFQPQNPLSAAQPFSPREVGSEEEELRLSAHTLLLPTRGQLEARMMVTAFEVGLDNVTEDAVSTMVHAVEVHLKDVLTAIVTRRKAYRLRDGHFPYAFGSDVTPQPYLKNSLAAYHSVTECPPPSASLPAGPPPQVSPDEAEQQAALLLACSSDSIPAPLPPIGMFDLLEALQVHRGVMPSHTMYALNMERILSRLWHPSHEELEQDHVHRQRLAIKEGLLIS; encoded by the exons ATGGCAGCCCATTCCAGTGAGCTTGAAATAGCGAAGAAAAATTTAACTGAAGTAATTGGTGATAATGTTAAGCA TTATTGGGCGAACTTGAAACTATGGTTCAAACAGAAGATAAGTAAGGAGGAGTTTGACATTGAAGCACGTCGTCTCCTGGCACAAGAAAACG TCCATGTTCATAATGACTTCCTCCTGGCCATTCTCACTCGCTGTCAAATCATCGTCTCAACACCAG AGGGAGCAGGGTCTCTACAGTGGACAGTGGGCTCCACCTCCAAGCCTGGCAAACCGAAGGGAAAAAAGAAATTCTCCTCTAGACAGAAATTTGAC CATCGTTTCCAGCCCCAGAACCCCCTGAGTGCAGCCCAGCCGTTCAGCCCCCGGGAGGTggggtcagaggaggaggagctgcgcTTGAGCGCCCACACCCTGCTGCTGCCCACGCGGGGCCAGCTAGAGGCCCGCATGATGGTGACGGCCTTTGAGGTGGGCCTGGACAATGTCACAGAAGACGCTGTCAGTACCATGGTCCATGCTGTGGAG GTTCACTTGAAGGACGTCCTTACTGCTATAGTGACCCGGAGGAAAGCTTACCGACTACGGGATGGACATTTCCCCTATGCCTTTGGCAGTGACGTCACACCTCAGCCCTACCTAAAAAACAGCTTGGCTGCCTATCACAGTGTCACTGAATG CCCCCCTCCAAGTGCTTCGCTCCCCGCAGGCCCACCCCCACAAGTGTCCCCAGACGAGGCTGAGCAACAAGccgccctcctcctggcctgctcCAGTGACAgcatccctgctcccctccctccaatcGGCATGTTCGATCTACTGGAAGCACTACAG GTTCACCGTGGCGTGATGCCCTCCCACACCATGTACGCCCTGAACATGGAGCGCATCCTGTCTCGGCTGTGGCACCCCAGCCACGAGGAGCTAGAGCAGGACCACGTGCACCGCCAGCGCCTCGCCATCAAGGAGGGCCTGCTCATCAGTTGA
- the LOC136959447 gene encoding transcription factor Jun-like — protein sequence MPTKMEATFYDESVNGSNSQHGGMGGYGFNPKTMKQSMTLNLNDPKNFKPQLRAKAIDILTSPDVGLLKLASPELERLIIQSCNGLTTPTPTQFLCPKNITDEQEGFAEGFVRALAELHYQQHMPNGSEAQTNVTTDMAPVSTVSDSGIPYSCTVRAEPPEYTNLGTFGRAVNSASAPTGERHSSASYTAVTSQNHLDPQRSAQHARLQAFKEEPQTVPEMTGETPPLSPIDMESQERIKAERKRMRNRVAASKCRKRKLERISRLEDRVKNLKTQHTELVSSANVLRDELALLKQKVMDHVNSGCQLILTQQLQSF from the coding sequence ATGCCTACCAAGATGGAAGCGACATTTTATGACGAATCCGTGAATGGCTCAAATTCTCAGCACGGTGGAATGGGAGGATATGGATTTAATCCGAAAACTATGAAGCAGAGTATGACACTGAACCTAAACGACCCCAAAAATTTCAAACCTCAATTGCGAGCGAAAGCGATTGACATACTAACGTCCCCTGATGTGGGATTATTAAAACTAGCCTCTCCGGAACTAGAAAGACTTATAATTCAGTCCTGCAATGGGCTGACTACTCCCACCCCTACTCAGTTTCTCTGTCCCAAGAACATCACAGACGAGCAAGAGGGGTTTGCTGAGGGATTTGTAAGGGCACTCGCGGAGCTTCACTATCAACAGCATATGCCCAATGGCTCAGAGGCGCAAACCAATGTAACCACAGACATGGCACCCGTATCTACTGTGTCCGACAGTGGTATTCCGTACAGCTGCACTGTTCGTGCAGAGCCACCGGAATATACAAACTTGGGCACTTTCGGTCGGGCTGTAAACTCTGCGTCGGCACCTACTGGCGAAAGACACTCATCGGCCAGTTACACAGCCGTCACGTCCCAAAATCATCTGGACCCCCAGCGGTCAGCACAGCACGCGAGGCTACAAGCATTCAAAGAGGAGCCCCAAACGGTGCCCGAAATGACAGGCGAAACCCCACCACTATCTCCTATCGACATGGAAAGCCAGGAGCGGATCAAAGCCGAAAGAAAGCGAATGAGGAACAGGGTGGCCGCGTCCAAATGCCGGAAAAGGAAGCTGGAAAGGATTTCGAGGCTAGAGGACAGGGTCAAAAACCTGAAGACCCAGCACACAGAGTTGGTTTCCTCTGCCAACGTGCTACGGGATGAACTTGCACTTCTAAAACAAAAGGTCATGGACCACGTTAACAGTGGCTGCCAGCTCATTTTGACGCAGCAGCTCCAATCTTTTTGA
- the fggy gene encoding FGGY carbohydrate kinase domain-containing protein isoform X1, whose amino-acid sequence MTAVGSVERYYVGVDVGTASVRAALVTRDGQVKDTAEEPISIWEPLSGHYVQSSTEIWARCCSTVKRVTQGVRRSQVRGIGFDATCSLVVLDHNFQPVAVNQDGEQERNVVMWMDHRSAEQAARITSYGHRVLRRVGGVMSPEMQPPKLLWLKENLRESCWKDAAHFFDLPDFLSWKATGSLTRSLCTLVCKWTYCPSDGWDSSFWTDIGLEDLLENNHSKIGSLTCCPGSHVGEGLTQEAAAGLGLDRGTAVGASLIDAHAGGLGVIGADVRGFRLPCEDQPITSRMAVICGTSSCHMAISQQPLFVPGVWGPYLSAMVPKLWLNEGGQSATGRLIDHVVKGHVAYTQLKEEAKKRGENVYAYLNSHLGSMAKDQSSVDVLASSLHVWPDFHGNRSPLADPTLRGAVVGLSLSQTLGDLALLYLATVQAIALGTRHVLEAMRKAGHDITTLFLCGGLSKNPLFVQIHANATGLPVVLPAQTEAVLVGAAILGACASQDYSSIQEAMENMAKVGKVVQPSRELQSFYQRKMKVFLRLFAHQREYTALMTE is encoded by the exons ATGACTGCTGTTGGTTCAGTGGAGAGGTACTACGTCGGGGTGGACGTGGGTACTGCCAGTGTGAGGGCAGCTCTGGTCACCAGGGATGGTCAGGTTAAGGACACGGCAGAGGAACCAATCAGCATCTGGGAGCCCCTCTCAGGTCATTATGTTCAGTCATCCACGGAGATCTGGGCCAGGTGTTGCAGCACTGTCAAA AGAGTGACCCAGGGAGTCCGGAGGAGCCAGGTCAGAGGGATTGGTTTTGATGCCACCTGCTCTCTTGTGGTCCTGGACCATAACTTCCAGCCTGTGGCCGTCAACCAAGATG GTGAGCAGGAAAGGAATGTGGTGATGTGGATGGACCATCGCTCTGCAGAGCAGGCAGCTCGCATAACCAGCTATGGCCACAGGGTcctgaggagggtgggaggggtcatgTCACCAGAGATGCAACCCCCGAAGCTGCTTTGGCTcaaagag AAtctgagagagagctgctggaAGGATGCAGCGCACTTCTTCGACCTTCCCGACTTCTTATCTTGGAAGGCTACAGGATCTTTGACTAG GTCCTTATGCACTCTGGTGTGTAAGTGGACTTACTGCCCCTCAGACGGATGGGATTCCAGTTTCTGGACAGACATCGGCCTGGAGGACCTGCTGGAAAACAACCATTCCAAAATAG GCAGCCTGACCTGCTGTCCAGGGAGCCATGTGGGGGAGGGCCTCACCCAGGAGGCTGCAGCTGGTCTGGGGCTGGACAGGGGCACTGCCGTGGGGGCCTCCCTCATAGATGCCCATGCTGGAGGCTTAG GCGTGATTGGTGCAGATGTACGAGGCTTCCGTCTGCCATGTGAGGACCAGCCAATCACATCGCGCATGGCTGTGATCTGTGGAACGTCGTCCTGCCACATGGCG ATCAGCCAGCAGCCTTTGTTTGTCCCTGGGGTTTGGGGACCCTACCTGTCGGCAATGGTGCCCAAACTGTGGCTTAATGAGGGAGGCCAGAGTGCCACAGGACGACTG ATTGATCATGTCGTGAAGGGCCATGTGGCCTACACCCAGCTAAAGGAGGAGGCAAAAAAAAG GGGGGAGAATGTTTATGCCTACCTGAACTCACACCTGGGCTCCATGGCCAAGGACCAGTCCTCAGTGGACGTGCTGGCCTCCAGCCTGCATGTGTGGCCAGACTTTCATGGGAACAGGTCGCCCCTGGCAGACCCTACTCTGAGGGGCgcg GTGGTGGGGCTGTCACTCTCCCAAACCCTGGGTGACCTAGCCTTGCTGTATCTTGCTACTGTACAAGCCATTGCT CTTGGCACCAGACATGTCCTTGAGGCCATGAGGAAGGCAGGACATGACATCACAACCCTTTTCCTGTGTGGGGGGTTGAGTAAGAACCCTCTTTTTGTGCAGATTCATGCCAATGCTACAG GTTTGCCGGTGGTCCTTCCAGCCCAGACTGAAGCAGTGCTTGTGGGGGCAGCAATCCTAGGAGCCTGTGCCTCACAAGATTACAGTTCTATACAA gaggCCATGGAAAATATGGCTAAAGTGGGGAAAGTTGTCCAGCCCTCCAGGGAGCTCCAGAG CTTCTACCAGAGGAAGATGAAGGTGTTCCTGCGTCTCTTCGCCCACCAGAGGGAGTACACAGCCCTCATGACGGAGTGA
- the fggy gene encoding FGGY carbohydrate kinase domain-containing protein isoform X2: MPPALLWSWTITSSLWPSTKMNLRESCWKDAAHFFDLPDFLSWKATGSLTRSLCTLVCKWTYCPSDGWDSSFWTDIGLEDLLENNHSKIGSLTCCPGSHVGEGLTQEAAAGLGLDRGTAVGASLIDAHAGGLGVIGADVRGFRLPCEDQPITSRMAVICGTSSCHMAISQQPLFVPGVWGPYLSAMVPKLWLNEGGQSATGRLIDHVVKGHVAYTQLKEEAKKRGENVYAYLNSHLGSMAKDQSSVDVLASSLHVWPDFHGNRSPLADPTLRGAVVGLSLSQTLGDLALLYLATVQAIALGTRHVLEAMRKAGHDITTLFLCGGLSKNPLFVQIHANATGLPVVLPAQTEAVLVGAAILGACASQDYSSIQEAMENMAKVGKVVQPSRELQSFYQRKMKVFLRLFAHQREYTALMTE, translated from the exons ATGCCACCTGCTCTCTTGTGGTCCTGGACCATAACTTCCAGCCTGTGGCCGTCAACCAAGATG AAtctgagagagagctgctggaAGGATGCAGCGCACTTCTTCGACCTTCCCGACTTCTTATCTTGGAAGGCTACAGGATCTTTGACTAG GTCCTTATGCACTCTGGTGTGTAAGTGGACTTACTGCCCCTCAGACGGATGGGATTCCAGTTTCTGGACAGACATCGGCCTGGAGGACCTGCTGGAAAACAACCATTCCAAAATAG GCAGCCTGACCTGCTGTCCAGGGAGCCATGTGGGGGAGGGCCTCACCCAGGAGGCTGCAGCTGGTCTGGGGCTGGACAGGGGCACTGCCGTGGGGGCCTCCCTCATAGATGCCCATGCTGGAGGCTTAG GCGTGATTGGTGCAGATGTACGAGGCTTCCGTCTGCCATGTGAGGACCAGCCAATCACATCGCGCATGGCTGTGATCTGTGGAACGTCGTCCTGCCACATGGCG ATCAGCCAGCAGCCTTTGTTTGTCCCTGGGGTTTGGGGACCCTACCTGTCGGCAATGGTGCCCAAACTGTGGCTTAATGAGGGAGGCCAGAGTGCCACAGGACGACTG ATTGATCATGTCGTGAAGGGCCATGTGGCCTACACCCAGCTAAAGGAGGAGGCAAAAAAAAG GGGGGAGAATGTTTATGCCTACCTGAACTCACACCTGGGCTCCATGGCCAAGGACCAGTCCTCAGTGGACGTGCTGGCCTCCAGCCTGCATGTGTGGCCAGACTTTCATGGGAACAGGTCGCCCCTGGCAGACCCTACTCTGAGGGGCgcg GTGGTGGGGCTGTCACTCTCCCAAACCCTGGGTGACCTAGCCTTGCTGTATCTTGCTACTGTACAAGCCATTGCT CTTGGCACCAGACATGTCCTTGAGGCCATGAGGAAGGCAGGACATGACATCACAACCCTTTTCCTGTGTGGGGGGTTGAGTAAGAACCCTCTTTTTGTGCAGATTCATGCCAATGCTACAG GTTTGCCGGTGGTCCTTCCAGCCCAGACTGAAGCAGTGCTTGTGGGGGCAGCAATCCTAGGAGCCTGTGCCTCACAAGATTACAGTTCTATACAA gaggCCATGGAAAATATGGCTAAAGTGGGGAAAGTTGTCCAGCCCTCCAGGGAGCTCCAGAG CTTCTACCAGAGGAAGATGAAGGTGTTCCTGCGTCTCTTCGCCCACCAGAGGGAGTACACAGCCCTCATGACGGAGTGA
- the LOC136958657 gene encoding peroxiredoxin-6-like — protein MPGLLLGDVFPDFDAETTTGKIQFHDFLGDSWGILFSHPRDYTPVCTTELGRAAKLSSEFTKRNVKMIALSIDNVEDHCGWSKDILAYNNEEPGCVLPFPIIADSQRELAVSLGMLDPDEKDKDGMPLTARCVFIIGPDKKLKLSLLYPATTGRNFDEILRVIDSLQLTAQKRVATPADWKPGDRVMVLPNIPEDEAASLFPDGVYKKDLPSGKKYLRYTPQP, from the exons ATGCCAGGTCTCTTGCTAGGGGATGTGTTCCCTGATTTCGACGCCGAAACAACTACCGGCAAAATACAATTCCATGACTTCTTGGGTGACTC ctgGGGAATTCTGTTCTCCCACCCCCGTGACTACACCCCAGTGTGCACCACAGAGCTGGGTCGAGCTGCCAAGCTCAGTAGTGAGTTTACCAAGCGCAACGTCAAGATGATCGCCCTGTCAATCGACAATGTGGAGGACCACTGTGGCTGGAGCAAG GACATCCTGGCTTATAACAACGAAGAGCCTGGCTGTGTCCTCCCCTTCCCTATCATAGCTGACAGTCAGAGGGAGCTGGCAGTGTCTCTAGGCATGCTGGACCCTGATGAGAAGGACAAGGATGGCATGCCCCTCACAGCCCGCTGT GTGTTTATCATTGGTCCAGACAAGAAACTGAAGCTCTCCCTACTTTACCCAGCGACAACTGGACGCAACTTTGATGAGATTCTGAGAGTGATTGACTCCCTGCAGCTTACTGCACAGAAACGGGTAGCCACGCCTGCAGACTGGAAG CCTGGAGATCGTGTGATGGTTCTGCCCAACATCCCAGAGGACGaggctgcctctctctttcctgacgGGGTGTACAAGAAAGACCTGCCCTCAGGGAAGAAATACCTGCGCTACACACCCCAGCCATGA
- the LOC136958655 gene encoding polyisoprenoid diphosphate/phosphate phosphohydrolase PLPP6-like yields the protein MLYSTFSFFFTTRGIMPSPKQRRNSSRSGSISGAAVNGKFEFATVTRYRVSECPSRRRGSSCTHVSSVAQTEDFSVSLNQSIFVITFRLFLAIDLWLSKRLGVCACEDSSWGSIRPLVRLVELSGHAIPWFIGTFYCLLRSETVTEQEMMLNLVLALLLDLALVRITKTLFHRRRPVQNRSDMFSTFFEERYSFPSGHATRAAMCARFLAAQLVGTAPMRALVLAWAAMVGLSRLLLARHYVTDVSFGLAMGYCQYSLVERLWVSWACLQDLLLLLLGEGQAVV from the exons ATGCTATATtccactttttcttttttttttaccacccgGGGAATAATGCCGTCGCCCAAGCAAAGGAGGAATAGCAGTCGTAGTGGAAGTATCAGTGGGGCAGCTGTCAATGGAAAATTTGAGTTTGCTACAGTAACACGTTACCGGGTATCAGAGTGCCCGTCCCGCCGCCGAGGCTCCAGTTGCACACATGTCTCCTCAGTAGCACAGACAGAGGATTTTTCTGTAAGCTTGAATCAGTCCATTTTTGTTATCACCTTCAGGTTGTTTTTAGCCATAGACTTGTGGCTGTCAAAGCGGCTGGGTGTGTGCGCCTGTGAGGACTCTTCATGGGGCAGCATACGACCCCTGGTGAGGCTGGTGGAGCTCTCTGGCCATGCCATTCCGTGGTTCATCGGCACCTTTTATTGTTTACTCAGAAGCGAGACCGTCACAGAACAAGAGATGATGCTGAACCTTGTATTAG CTCTCCTACTGGATCTGGCTCTGGTCAGAATAACAAAGACCTTGTTCCACCGCCGGAGGCCTGTCCAGAACCGCTCCGACATGTTCTCCACCTTCTTTGAGGAGCGTTATTCCTTTCCCTCGGGCCACGCCACACGAGCTGCCATGTGTGCCCGCTTCCTGGCGGCGCAGCTGGTGGGCACAGCCCCCATGCGAGCGCTGGTGCTGGCCTGGGCTGCCATGGTGGGACTGTCCCGGCTGCTGCTCGCCAGGCACTATGTGACAGACGTGAGCTTTGGCCTGGCCATGGGCTACTGCCAGTACAGCCTAGTGGAGAGGTTGTGGGTGTCCTGGGCCTGCCTACAAGACCTCCTGCTTctgctgctgggggagggaCAAGCCGTTGTATAG
- the LOC136958654 gene encoding myocilin-like, producing the protein MWLLVAMCQTCLMLCSQGQDRASLQRSSDNDGRCQYTFTVDSPAEASCPGVHGGPELEGIRSRLTLLEALVSRLVGGEGAEAEGGLQESCSPGEKNQLLQDKEQLDRQVQELQRRVDEMSLEAETLRQRPCHQPQAPGGPLQELNQRTDSASDNGSYQEMKAEVTEVPASRLIPESAQNFTGCGDLVSVGEPVLHRKADGITGKYGVWLQDPEALVPPYTNKTVWRIDTVGKDVRQLFAYEDKEQFARGFPMKVLVLPEPVESTGATLYRGSFYYQRRRSRTLLRYDLASESLAARLDLPHAGFHGQHPYSWGGYTDIDLAVDEQGLWAIYSTSKAKGAIVLSRLDPDSLEVRKTWETNIRKNTVANAFMVCGRLYTVASYTALNTTINHVFDTATGEGRAIAVPFRNRYRYNSMVDYNHAQRKLYAWDNFHMITYDVRLGRASSTSAL; encoded by the exons ATGTGGCTTCTGGTAGCCATGTGTCAGACCTGCCTGATGCTGTGCAGTCAGGGGCAGGATCGAGCCTCCCTGCAACGCTCCAGCGACAACGACGGCCGCTGCCAGTATACCTTCACAGTGGACAGTCCAGCAGAGGCCAGCTGCCCTGGGGTTCATGGGGGCCCAGAGCTGGAGGGCATCAGGTCCCGCCTCACCCTACTGGAGGCCCTGGTGAGCAGgctggtgggaggagagggagccgaGGCTGAGGGGGGGCTCCAGGAGTCCTGCTCCCCGGGGGAGAAGAACCAGCTCCTGCAGGACAAGGAGCAGCTGGACAGGCAGGTACAGGAGCTCCAGAGGAGGGTGGACGAGATGAGCCTGGAGGCTGAGACCCTCAGACAGAGACCCTGCCACCAGCCACAGGCCCCTGGTGGCCCCCTGCAAGAACTCAACCAGAGAACAGACAGTG CCTCCGACAACGGTTCCTATCAGGAGATGAAGGCTGAGGTGACCGAGGTCCCAGCATCCCGTCTGATTCCAGAATCAGCTCAGAACTTCACAG GCTGTGGAGATTTGGTCTCGGTGGGAGAGCCTGTGCTGCACAGAAAGGCTGACGGCATCACAGGGAAGTACGGGGTGTGGCTGCAAGACCCCGAGGCCCTGGTCCCTCCTTACACTAACAAGACCGTATGGCGCATAGATACCGTAGGCAAGGACGTGCGGCAGCTGTTCGCCTACGAGGACAAGGAACAATTTGCCCGTGGGTTCCCCATGAAGGTGCTGGTCCTACCGGAGCCCGTGGAGAGCACAGGGGCCACCCTGTACCGAGGCTCCTTTTACTACCAGCGCCGACGCAGCCGCACACTCCTCCGCTACGACCTGGCCTCCGAGAGCCTGGCGGCCCGCCTGGACCTGCCCCACGCTGGCTTCCATGGCCAGCACCCCTACTCCTGGGGGGGCTACACCGACATCGACCTGGCCGTGGACGAGCAGGGCCTGTGGGCCATCTACAGCACCAGCAAGGCCAAGGGAGCCATCGTGCTGTCCAGGCTGGACCCCGACAGCCTGGAGGTGAGGAAGACCTGGGAGACCAACATCCGGAAGAACACGGTGGCCAACGCCTTCATGGTGTGTGGCCGTCTGTATACGGTGGCTAGCTACACGGCGCtcaacaccaccatcaaccaCGTCTTCGACACAGCCACTGGGGAAGGTCGAGCCATCGCCGTGCCCTTCCGGAACCGCTACCGCTACAACAGCATGGTGGACTACAACCACGCCCAGAGGAAGCTGTACGCATGGGACAACTTCCACATGATCACCTATGACGTGAGGCTGGGTAGAGCCAGCAGCACCAGTGCCCTCTAG